The DNA segment ATTCACTCGAGATTCCCGTGCTATCAAACATCTCGTTTGAAGTCCCGGAGGGCGAATTCGTAGGACTTATGGGTCCATCGGGTTCAGGAAAAACCACATTGCTAAATCTCATCGCCGGAATTGACCGTCCAACCAAAGGTATAATCGTTGTTGCAAATACCGATGTTACAAAGTTAGGTGAGTCGCAATTAGCAAAGTGGCGGTCGGGCAACGTAGGATTTGTTTTTCAATTTTACAATCTCCTCCCTGTTCTCACGGCATTCGAAAATGTTGAGCTTCCACTTCTCCTTACAAAACTTTCGAAGAAAGAGCGGAAAGAACACGTTGAATTTGTGCTGAAGGTTGTCGGACTTGAAGATCGAATTCATCATTATCCGAAACAGCTTTCAGGCGGACAGGAACAGCGTGTTGCAATTGCACGTGCAATTGTTACCGACCCGACAATACTCATTGCCGATGAACCCACCGGCGACCTTGATAAAATATCGGCTTTAGAAATTCTTGACCTCTTACAACGTTTAAACGCTGAGTTCAAGAAAACGATTATTATGGTTACACACGACCCGCGTGCAGTTGAAAGAGCCCATATTATCAAGCAACTCGATAAAGGCGAACTGACATAAGGAGAGCAACGATGCACATTTTAAAATTGATTATTAAAAATATGCTACGTCACAAACTCCGAACTTTTTTGACTGTTCTCGGAATTTCTCTCGCAATTTCTGCTTTTGGATTAATTAGAACTGTCGTAACTGCCTGGAATGCCGGAGTAGAAGCAACTGCGGCTGACAGGTTGATTACTCGGCATTCTGTCTCATTTATTTTTCCATTGCCCCTTTCGTATCGAGACAAGATTGCAAAAGTCGAGGGTATCGAGAGCTTAACCTATGCGAATTGGTTTAGTGGCGTTTATATAGACAAAAAACAATTCTTTGCCCGTTTGGCTGTTGATGCTGAAACATTTTTCGATGTTTACTCTGAGTTGCTCGTTACCCCCGAACAACTCGTAGCATTTAAAAAAGAACGCAATTCGTGCATCATTGGTGATCAGCTTGTGGAACGCTACAATTTAAAAATCGGCGATGTAATGCCGATAGAAGGGGATATCTATCCGGGTCGGTGGGAATTTGTTGTGCGCGGAATTTATAAACCACGAGATAAAGCAACAGACCCGTCGAATATGTTGGTACATTGGAATTACGTCGATGAACGTATGAAAAAGGAAATGCCCGGACGCGAGGGATATGTCGGATGGTACATCTGTAAAATTAAAAACCCGAACGATGCAGCCGTTATATCGGAAAAGATCGACCAGTTTTTTCTAAACTCTTCAGCCGAAACAAAAACTGAGACCGAGCGGGCATTTTCTCAAGGATTTATGGCATCTGTCAGTGCAATCTTTACATCTATGAACATTATGTCGTTTGTCATCATCGGTATTATACTACTCGTTTTAGGAAACACTATGATTATGTCGGCGCGTGAGCGTATTCGTGAATACTCGGTTTTAAGAACATTGGGATTCTCTAACTTTCATCTGGTCAGTTTAATTGGAGGTGAATCGCTTTTGATTGCAGCACTCGGTGGTGCGACTGGAATTGCGCTTGCCTTTCCGATGGTGTCAGGTTTCGAAGCCGCACTTCCAAAAGGTTGGTTTCCTATATTTTTTATAGAACCCATTACGTTAATACTTGCAAGCAGCGCCGCAGTTCTTGTTGGTGTGCTGGCAGCTTTGTTTCCCATCCAACGAACATTAACAACAAAAATTGTAGATGGACTCCGGCAAATAGGTTAAGATAAAGTTTTATGAAAATACCTTTTAAATACACATTAAGAAATTTGAAGACACGACGATTGACTACAGCATTGACTGTAACAGGAATCGCTGCGGTTGTATTTGTGTTCGCCGCAGTTTTGATGATGGCGTACGGAATTCAGAAGACTCTTATAGAAACCGGGTCGGATGATAACATTATTGCTCTTCGAAAAGCTGCTACAGGAGAAATTACTTCTATCATAATGGTTGATCAGGCAAATATACTTTCAACGTTTCCCAATATAGCAAAGACTTCGGACGGAAAACCTCTTTTGTCAAAAGAGATAGTGGCTGTAATTAATTTGTCGTACAGCGAAAAGAAAGGTGGGATTGGCAATGTTACAGTTAGAGGCGTTACAGCAGAAGGTATTCAGCTTCGACCTAATGTGAAGTTGGTCGAAGGAAGAATGTTTCAGTGGGGATCACGCGAAGTCATCGTTGGCAGTTCTATACATAAAAGATTTCAGGGAACGAATGTAGGAGAAAAAATTAAGTTCGGCGGCGACCAATGGACGATTGTTGGATGGTTTGATGCGGGGGGCAGCGGATTTGATTCCGAGATTTGGGGCGATGAGATACAACTTGCGGCAGCATTCGGATACACGGGGGCGTACTCATCAATACTTATACGACTAGACCGACAAGATGCTTTTGAAGATTTCAAGAACGGGTTCAACAAAGATTTACGTTTACAAACCTTGGATGTAAAGCGGGAGAAACAGTTTTATGCCGAGCAATCTGAAGATATGGCTATGTTTATTAGAATACTCGGTATTGTGGTTACAGTAATTTTTAGTTTGGGTGCAATGATTGGTGCAATGATTACAATGTATGCCGCAGTCTCTAACAGGACAGTAGAGATTGGAACTCTCCGAGCGCTTGGCTTCCGGCGGCGAAATGTTTTAGCTGCATTTCTTGTAGAGTCGCTAGTTTTATCTTTGATTGGCGGATCGGCGGGGCTTATACTTGCGTCGTTCTTACAATTTTTCAATATTTCGATGATAAATTTTGGTTCTTTTTCGGAGCTTGCGTTTAATTTTTCGTTATCCCCTGATATCGTAATCAGCTCGCTTCTGTTTTCAGTCGCGATGGGAATTATCGGAGGATTCTTGCCATCAGTACGAGCGGCAAGGTTGAATATTGTTGAAGCATTGAGAACTTCATAGATTGTAAATTATATTTTTAAAGTTGTTAAATAGTTGAAAATTTGCTATTATTCACAACAAAGAGGTTAAGAATGACTAAAAAGCAAGTACTAATAAATGAAATTGAACACATACCCGAACCGCTACTCGACGAGGTTATGGATTTTATTCGATTTCTAAAAACAAAACTAATGATTGAAGGAAAAGACACTGCTATTGCGAGTGAATCCTCTCTCAAAGTAAATCAGTTATAGATAGTCATGCAATTTTGCTTAACACAAATGATTTTGAATCTGGAGGACTTAACCAAGTTAGTAATA comes from the Bacteroidota bacterium genome and includes:
- a CDS encoding ABC transporter ATP-binding protein; the encoded protein is MSIVSIQNISKSYWRDSLEIPVLSNISFEVPEGEFVGLMGPSGSGKTTLLNLIAGIDRPTKGIIVVANTDVTKLGESQLAKWRSGNVGFVFQFYNLLPVLTAFENVELPLLLTKLSKKERKEHVEFVLKVVGLEDRIHHYPKQLSGGQEQRVAIARAIVTDPTILIADEPTGDLDKISALEILDLLQRLNAEFKKTIIMVTHDPRAVERAHIIKQLDKGELT
- a CDS encoding ABC transporter permease, whose protein sequence is MHILKLIIKNMLRHKLRTFLTVLGISLAISAFGLIRTVVTAWNAGVEATAADRLITRHSVSFIFPLPLSYRDKIAKVEGIESLTYANWFSGVYIDKKQFFARLAVDAETFFDVYSELLVTPEQLVAFKKERNSCIIGDQLVERYNLKIGDVMPIEGDIYPGRWEFVVRGIYKPRDKATDPSNMLVHWNYVDERMKKEMPGREGYVGWYICKIKNPNDAAVISEKIDQFFLNSSAETKTETERAFSQGFMASVSAIFTSMNIMSFVIIGIILLVLGNTMIMSARERIREYSVLRTLGFSNFHLVSLIGGESLLIAALGGATGIALAFPMVSGFEAALPKGWFPIFFIEPITLILASSAAVLVGVLAALFPIQRTLTTKIVDGLRQIG
- a CDS encoding ABC transporter permease, which produces MKIPFKYTLRNLKTRRLTTALTVTGIAAVVFVFAAVLMMAYGIQKTLIETGSDDNIIALRKAATGEITSIIMVDQANILSTFPNIAKTSDGKPLLSKEIVAVINLSYSEKKGGIGNVTVRGVTAEGIQLRPNVKLVEGRMFQWGSREVIVGSSIHKRFQGTNVGEKIKFGGDQWTIVGWFDAGGSGFDSEIWGDEIQLAAAFGYTGAYSSILIRLDRQDAFEDFKNGFNKDLRLQTLDVKREKQFYAEQSEDMAMFIRILGIVVTVIFSLGAMIGAMITMYAAVSNRTVEIGTLRALGFRRRNVLAAFLVESLVLSLIGGSAGLILASFLQFFNISMINFGSFSELAFNFSLSPDIVISSLLFSVAMGIIGGFLPSVRAARLNIVEALRTS
- a CDS encoding DUF2281 domain-containing protein, giving the protein MTKKQVLINEIEHIPEPLLDEVMDFIRFLKTKLMIEGKDTAIASESSLKVNQL